The Candidatus Omnitrophota bacterium genome has a segment encoding these proteins:
- a CDS encoding transcriptional regulator: MNIKPIKTKADYKAALAEAKRLANAQPNTPKGDKLEVLSTLIEDYERKNHPIEEPDPIAAIEHRMEALGMIRKDLEPILGTRARVSEILTRKRPLTLSMIRKIHQTLQIPAETLIQTYRLNEE, from the coding sequence ATGAATATCAAACCCATCAAAACAAAAGCGGACTACAAAGCCGCCCTGGCGGAAGCCAAACGCTTGGCGAACGCGCAGCCGAATACGCCAAAAGGCGACAAGCTGGAAGTTCTATCCACGCTAATAGAAGACTACGAAAGAAAGAACCATCCCATAGAAGAACCCGATCCAATAGCGGCGATAGAACATCGCATGGAAGCGTTAGGAATGATCCGCAAGGATTTGGAACCCATCTTAGGAACGCGCGCCCGCGTCAGCGAAATCCTAACGCGCAAGCGCCCCCTCACGCTCTCCATGATCCGCAAAATTCATCAAACCCTGCAAATCCCCGCCGAGACGTTGATACAAACCTATCGATTGAATGAAGAGTGA
- a CDS encoding Swt1 family HEPN domain-containing protein: protein MEKDINNFTLKGLFASYCVKNLQISGILRTPERTTYEQKDHDLFVSASEKIRSGSIQMQRYYRMLYVFENLVREFIINTFAEIDGDNWFDTRANKGMKDKLEKRRADEKKNLWHTGRNEHPLFYMDLGDLALLIINHWDVFNDYFPDQAWVISRIKDSERTRNVIAHTNELPAEEGARLEMHLRDWIKQVG from the coding sequence ATGGAGAAAGATATCAACAATTTTACTCTTAAGGGATTGTTTGCATCCTATTGCGTGAAAAATTTACAAATTTCTGGGATTCTTAGAACACCTGAACGAACTACATATGAGCAAAAGGATCATGATCTTTTTGTTTCAGCGTCGGAGAAGATTCGCTCTGGCTCCATTCAGATGCAGCGCTATTACAGAATGCTTTACGTTTTTGAAAATCTTGTTCGTGAATTCATCATCAATACATTTGCTGAAATAGACGGGGACAATTGGTTTGATACTCGAGCAAATAAGGGAATGAAGGACAAACTTGAAAAGCGAAGAGCAGATGAGAAAAAAAATTTATGGCACACAGGTCGAAATGAGCATCCATTGTTCTATATGGATTTGGGTGATTTGGCACTTTTGATAATCAACCATTGGGATGTGTTTAACGATTACTTCCCTGATCAAGCTTGGGTAATCAGTCGAATCAAAGATTCTGAAAGAACGCGAAATGTAATTGCCCACACCAATGAGCTGCCTGCTGAGGAAGGGGCACGATTGGAAATGCACCTTAGAGATTGGATAAAACAAGTTGGATAA
- a CDS encoding DUF5343 domain-containing protein gives MDIDVPYIPSIKNLHKILDKIQHAAVPEAFTYDFLRDLGFSSSNDRSIVKIFKYLGFLDTSGKPQSSYRDFVDHNKTKHILAERLRIAFDDLYTSNKKAHEKTVEDLKGWFKSKTGKGDSVALKIASTFKSLAQYADFSEVKETSAPLIGESKISPQESTTKDIPVIKGESKFGLVYRLEIHLPDTQNIETYRAIFKALREELM, from the coding sequence ATGGATATCGATGTTCCGTACATACCTTCGATAAAAAATTTGCATAAGATTCTTGACAAGATTCAACATGCAGCAGTACCGGAGGCATTTACTTATGATTTCCTCCGCGATCTTGGTTTTAGCAGTTCCAATGATCGATCGATTGTAAAAATATTCAAGTATCTTGGATTTCTAGATACATCTGGAAAACCACAAAGTAGTTATCGAGATTTTGTCGATCACAATAAGACAAAACATATTTTAGCTGAACGGCTCCGAATAGCCTTCGATGATCTATACACGAGCAATAAGAAAGCTCACGAAAAGACGGTCGAAGATCTTAAAGGTTGGTTTAAATCCAAAACCGGTAAAGGAGATTCGGTAGCGCTCAAAATAGCGTCAACATTCAAGTCTCTTGCGCAATATGCAGATTTTAGCGAGGTAAAGGAAACATCAGCACCACTAATTGGAGAAAGCAAGATTTCGCCCCAAGAATCAACAACGAAGGACATACCAGTCATAAAAGGCGAAAGTAAATTTGGATTGGTATATCGCTTGGAAATACATCTTCCTGATACTCAAAATATAGAAACATATCGCGCAATATTTAAGGCTCTTCGCGAAGAGTTAATGTAA
- a CDS encoding MFS transporter: MNLEAGRNHTVQDVYLTSAFYRYLALIAALLAWTFDGVEQGVYTIMTRPALKDIMPEIKALDRQQTELNAQLDAMIAAKGATMQDLEKLRLHDSFASMLPAGEKEEWEESQASLNAKWDSLGNASGAAPGDLQQLKTLSNAVFKKLIDGPVGWFYSLAVAMWLWGAACGGVIFGRMGDCYGRVRSLIFAVIVYSGFTGLSALSFHWSHLAICRFLGAIGLGGAWPLSVALIVETWPDRHRSVLAGLMGAGANVGFFIASKYSGWMSNYSWRWIIGMGCVIGISSLLIIAFVPEPGKWRASREKRQHSSLGDLFHPRYIRSTIVGSLLSTVALLGTWGSYLWMSTYVDQIAQGTPYQLTAKSTIALYQSYGQIIGGFMGGVLAGWMGNKRSWIMLCLMAWASVFTLFGWNDTFGPQALWMGAFAGLFVTAFFGWLPKYLPELFPTRIRATGQGFSFNIGRVIAGFGVLGTGALVEAYGGDYRKGVMTICSVYLVGLLIIFFAPNTGGKMVSDEEDEKAMMNAE, encoded by the coding sequence ATGAATCTGGAGGCGGGGCGTAACCATACGGTTCAGGACGTTTATCTCACGAGCGCGTTTTACCGTTATTTGGCGTTGATCGCCGCTTTGTTGGCTTGGACGTTTGACGGCGTCGAGCAGGGCGTTTATACCATCATGACGCGGCCGGCTTTGAAGGACATCATGCCGGAAATCAAGGCGTTGGACCGGCAGCAGACGGAATTGAACGCGCAACTGGACGCTATGATCGCCGCCAAGGGCGCGACAATGCAAGATTTGGAGAAATTGAGATTGCACGATTCTTTCGCTTCGATGCTTCCCGCTGGCGAGAAGGAGGAATGGGAAGAATCACAAGCCAGTCTCAACGCCAAATGGGATTCGCTGGGCAATGCGTCCGGCGCGGCCCCCGGCGACCTTCAGCAATTGAAAACCTTATCCAACGCCGTCTTCAAAAAACTGATCGACGGGCCGGTGGGATGGTTTTACAGTCTAGCCGTGGCCATGTGGCTGTGGGGCGCCGCTTGCGGGGGCGTCATCTTCGGACGCATGGGCGACTGTTACGGGCGGGTGCGCAGCCTGATTTTCGCCGTCATCGTCTATTCCGGATTCACGGGGCTTTCCGCGCTGTCGTTCCATTGGAGCCATCTGGCGATCTGCCGCTTTCTCGGCGCCATCGGCCTCGGCGGCGCCTGGCCGTTGAGCGTGGCGCTCATCGTGGAAACCTGGCCGGACCGGCATCGCTCGGTGCTGGCGGGATTAATGGGCGCGGGGGCGAACGTCGGCTTCTTCATCGCCTCCAAATATTCCGGCTGGATGAGCAACTACAGCTGGCGCTGGATTATCGGCATGGGCTGCGTGATCGGAATCAGCAGCCTCTTGATCATCGCTTTCGTTCCCGAACCGGGCAAATGGAGAGCCTCGCGGGAGAAGCGGCAGCATTCCTCGCTGGGAGATTTGTTCCATCCGCGCTACATCCGCTCGACCATCGTCGGCAGTTTGCTTTCTACGGTGGCGTTGTTGGGAACGTGGGGTTCGTATTTGTGGATGTCGACCTACGTCGATCAGATCGCGCAGGGTACGCCCTATCAATTGACGGCGAAATCGACCATCGCGCTCTATCAATCTTACGGGCAAATCATCGGCGGCTTTATGGGCGGCGTACTGGCGGGGTGGATGGGCAATAAGCGCTCCTGGATCATGCTCTGCTTGATGGCGTGGGCTTCCGTCTTCACCCTCTTCGGCTGGAACGATACCTTCGGGCCGCAAGCGCTATGGATGGGCGCGTTCGCCGGGCTGTTCGTCACGGCGTTCTTCGGCTGGCTGCCCAAATATCTGCCGGAATTGTTCCCCACGAGAATCCGAGCCACCGGCCAGGGATTTTCCTTCAACATCGGCCGCGTCATTGCGGGATTCGGAGTATTGGGAACCGGCGCCTTAGTCGAAGCCTACGGCGGAGATTACCGCAAAGGCGTCATGACCATCTGCTCGGTTTATCTCGTAGGGCTGCTCATCATCTTCTTCGCGCCGAACACCGGCGGCAAGATGGTCTCCGACGAGGAAGACGAAAAAGCAATGATGAATGCGGAATGA
- the fusA gene encoding elongation factor G codes for MARQIPLERVRNIGIMAHIDAGKTTVTERILYYTGKTHKIGEVHDGEATMDWMEQERERGITICSAATTCFWNNHRINIIDTPGHVDFTVEVERSLRVLDGAIALFCAVAGVEPQSETVWRQAQKYEVPVIAFVNKMDRAGADFFRAVESMKDQLSANPVPIVIPMMKDGELRAVIDLIHNVAHYYDDAVGEKRHDEAVPEEFAAERDFWYKHLIEKVSEVDEHLLEKFCGGEEITSEELILGIRRATLARTITPVLCGAAFKNKGVKRLIDAVVDFLPSPVDLPPVIGFHEGEEIERHPSDDSPLAALAFKVVADKHMGKLIYFRVYSGTMQAGSYILNASKGKKQRIGRLLQMHANKQEQRDAIYCGDIGVAVGLSDTITGDTLCAVDHPVILEAIEFPSPVISVSITPESKADSDKLGMGLGRLAEEDPTFIVSSGEESGETIISGMGELHLEIIVDRLKREYGVQAAVGRPQVAYRETITKFAEVNHRYVKQSGGKGDFAHTEFRIEPVPAGQGFEFVNEIYGGSIPREYIPAVEKGIIDAMQRGVLAHYPIVDLKVTLIDGSYHDVDSSERAFRICASQAFKDAFLRAKPHLLEPIMRVHVTTPTEYAGSVNGSLCGKRGRIQGMDSIGNASVVKAMVPLSEMFGYATELRTITSGRASFSMQFEHYEPVPPNIAQDIVDARKEKERGAA; via the coding sequence ATGGCAAGACAGATTCCCCTAGAACGAGTTCGGAACATCGGCATAATGGCTCACATTGACGCAGGCAAAACCACGGTGACCGAACGCATCTTATATTATACGGGCAAGACGCACAAAATCGGCGAAGTTCACGACGGCGAAGCCACCATGGACTGGATGGAGCAGGAGCGGGAGCGTGGCATTACCATTTGCTCCGCCGCTACGACGTGCTTCTGGAACAACCACCGCATCAACATCATCGACACGCCGGGGCACGTCGACTTCACTGTCGAGGTGGAGCGTTCGCTGCGCGTTCTCGACGGCGCCATCGCCCTCTTCTGCGCTGTGGCCGGCGTGGAGCCTCAATCCGAAACCGTATGGCGCCAAGCCCAGAAATACGAGGTTCCCGTCATCGCCTTCGTCAATAAGATGGATCGCGCCGGGGCGGATTTTTTCCGCGCCGTCGAATCTATGAAGGATCAACTGAGCGCCAATCCCGTTCCCATCGTCATCCCCATGATGAAGGACGGCGAGTTGCGCGCCGTCATTGATCTCATCCACAATGTCGCGCACTATTACGACGATGCGGTCGGCGAGAAGCGGCATGACGAAGCCGTACCGGAAGAATTCGCCGCCGAACGGGACTTTTGGTATAAGCATCTCATAGAGAAAGTCAGCGAAGTAGACGAGCATCTCCTTGAAAAATTCTGCGGCGGCGAGGAGATAACCAGCGAAGAGTTGATACTGGGCATCCGCCGGGCGACGCTGGCGCGGACGATCACCCCCGTCCTTTGCGGCGCCGCCTTCAAGAACAAGGGCGTCAAACGGCTCATCGACGCCGTCGTCGATTTTTTGCCTTCGCCCGTCGATCTTCCGCCCGTTATCGGTTTTCACGAAGGCGAAGAGATCGAACGCCATCCCAGCGACGATTCGCCCCTGGCCGCCTTGGCTTTTAAAGTCGTAGCCGACAAGCACATGGGAAAATTGATCTATTTCCGTGTCTATTCCGGAACCATGCAGGCCGGCAGCTATATTCTGAACGCCAGCAAAGGCAAAAAACAGCGCATCGGGCGGCTATTGCAAATGCACGCCAACAAGCAGGAGCAGCGCGACGCCATCTATTGCGGCGACATCGGCGTCGCCGTCGGCCTCAGCGACACCATCACCGGCGATACGCTATGCGCCGTCGATCATCCCGTGATTCTGGAGGCGATCGAGTTTCCCTCGCCCGTCATTTCCGTCAGCATCACGCCCGAATCCAAAGCCGACAGCGATAAGTTGGGCATGGGTCTTGGCCGCCTCGCGGAAGAAGACCCCACCTTTATCGTCTCGTCCGGCGAGGAATCGGGCGAGACCATCATTTCCGGCATGGGCGAACTGCATCTGGAGATCATCGTCGACCGCCTCAAGCGCGAATACGGCGTACAAGCCGCCGTGGGGCGCCCGCAGGTGGCCTACCGCGAGACCATCACCAAATTCGCCGAAGTCAACCACCGCTATGTTAAGCAAAGCGGCGGCAAAGGCGATTTTGCGCATACCGAGTTCCGCATCGAGCCGGTTCCTGCCGGACAAGGCTTCGAATTCGTCAACGAAATCTATGGCGGCTCCATTCCGCGCGAATACATCCCCGCCGTGGAAAAGGGGATCATCGACGCCATGCAGCGCGGCGTGTTGGCCCATTATCCCATCGTGGATTTGAAAGTGACGCTCATCGATGGCTCCTACCACGACGTGGATTCTTCCGAGCGCGCCTTCCGCATCTGCGCAAGCCAGGCCTTCAAAGACGCCTTCCTGCGCGCTAAGCCCCATCTGCTCGAACCCATCATGCGGGTGCACGTTACGACGCCGACGGAATACGCCGGGTCCGTCAACGGCAGCCTCTGCGGCAAGCGGGGACGCATCCAGGGCATGGACTCCATCGGCAACGCCAGCGTCGTAAAGGCGATGGTTCCCCTATCGGAGATGTTCGGCTACGCCACGGAATTGCGCACTATCACCTCCGGACGCGCCTCCTTCTCCATGCAGTTCGAGCACTACGAACCCGTGCCCCCCAACATCGCCCAGGACATCGTCGACGCCCGCAAGGAAAAAGAACGCGGAGCGGCGTGA
- a CDS encoding class I SAM-dependent methyltransferase — protein sequence MTSALCPVCDSSNHQSFWYWEKEDKLIREWAMDAQVHFSICRDCAAIFQNPSVQRDASGDLFGSDWNFGGADEPQAQEPMEWMRQFTGFGREPGKALEVYSEKKRFENLLRQQGWDYKAVKISALAADGGQEPSPDKFSFSFDAPESLEEGEPFDLIFCFDVLGRTQTPSAALKRLYCHLKTGGAIYAETPNPLAAPRFKKLCLASSEACVFSFHSLVFAMYKAGFQNIASELCASSRILCTKMEEVPPADPVKLVPKELWGQLLYRFQRNYYWAWTTAFLEKYIQQRESQADLLEKTRQRLHQFPLELHMIRDVCGACLLFAEEIANLQRTLAQDWKQTMGRIFDVFKNDYVLYDMLQLGPLPGVGTFPDLERFHLNEKMIYMTTPEYFEKYFTQQDAEALCKGVFQASQKVCGHLSSFL from the coding sequence ATGACCTCAGCGCTATGCCCCGTTTGCGATTCATCCAACCATCAATCGTTCTGGTATTGGGAAAAAGAAGACAAACTGATTCGCGAATGGGCGATGGACGCGCAGGTTCATTTTTCCATCTGCCGGGATTGCGCGGCGATCTTTCAAAATCCCTCCGTTCAGCGGGATGCTTCCGGCGATCTTTTCGGAAGCGATTGGAATTTCGGCGGCGCGGACGAACCGCAGGCCCAAGAGCCAATGGAGTGGATGCGCCAATTCACGGGTTTCGGACGCGAACCGGGGAAGGCTCTGGAAGTCTACAGCGAGAAAAAACGCTTCGAAAATTTACTGCGCCAACAAGGATGGGATTATAAAGCCGTAAAAATATCCGCCCTGGCGGCGGACGGCGGCCAAGAACCATCCCCCGATAAATTCTCCTTTAGCTTCGACGCCCCGGAATCGCTGGAGGAAGGAGAGCCGTTCGATCTTATCTTCTGCTTCGACGTCCTGGGAAGAACACAGACGCCCTCGGCGGCGTTGAAGCGGCTCTACTGTCATTTGAAAACCGGCGGCGCCATTTACGCCGAAACGCCCAATCCCCTCGCTGCGCCGCGCTTCAAAAAGTTATGCCTCGCGAGTTCGGAAGCCTGCGTCTTTTCGTTCCACAGCCTTGTCTTCGCCATGTACAAAGCGGGTTTCCAGAATATCGCTTCGGAATTATGCGCCTCTTCGCGCATCCTTTGCACGAAAATGGAGGAGGTTCCGCCCGCCGATCCCGTCAAATTGGTTCCGAAAGAATTGTGGGGTCAGCTGCTCTATCGTTTTCAACGAAACTATTATTGGGCATGGACTACTGCTTTTTTGGAAAAATACATACAGCAGCGGGAATCGCAAGCGGATTTATTGGAAAAAACCAGACAACGCCTTCATCAGTTCCCATTGGAATTGCACATGATCCGCGACGTTTGCGGGGCATGTCTTCTATTCGCCGAAGAAATCGCCAACCTGCAACGGACGCTCGCCCAAGATTGGAAGCAGACGATGGGGCGGATTTTCGACGTATTCAAGAACGATTACGTCCTCTACGACATGCTGCAACTCGGCCCCCTGCCCGGCGTAGGAACCTTTCCCGACCTCGAACGCTTTCATCTCAACGAAAAAATGATCTACATGACGACGCCGGAGTATTTCGAAAAATACTTTACGCAGCAAGACGCGGAAGCCCTCTGCAAAGGCGTCTTCCAAGCCTCGCAAAAAGTCTGCGGCCATTTGAGTTCGTTTTTATAA
- a CDS encoding glycosyl hydrolase 53 family protein, with protein sequence MSCKKTLFFILFSLSPSLLDAEEDAVRPFYMGFTPFPYDISQEAVDDAYRFVRENGDIIAHHLDSGVPWTESLDGAPYSFDLERNWDRRVQASAGRKIFVSVTPMNGDRKGMALYWGEKENMPLPETFQNKPFDDPLVKKAYLNYCRRAIKRLKPDYLAIGIEVNELFHNAPAQWAPFLDLYRSTYTELKKENPALPIFATFTLHNLRNEGWSDVKAQQEEIKAFLQYCDVVGISYYPFMIGNLDHANADLDWLRSFTDKPIAIGETGYPGETIHLKTFHLEIPGSPDSQAKYYQTLFQTAQRDRYLFIVSFLSRDYDALWDKIKASSPEAFVVWKDCGLLDEKGTARPVLSIWRRYFSAAKK encoded by the coding sequence ATGTCATGTAAAAAAACCCTTTTCTTCATACTCTTCTCTTTATCGCCTTCCCTGCTGGACGCGGAAGAGGACGCCGTCCGCCCATTTTATATGGGATTCACTCCTTTCCCTTACGACATTTCGCAAGAGGCCGTCGACGACGCTTATCGATTCGTAAGAGAGAACGGCGACATCATCGCCCATCATCTGGATTCGGGCGTTCCCTGGACGGAATCCTTGGATGGCGCGCCATATTCCTTCGATTTGGAAAGAAACTGGGACCGGCGCGTCCAAGCATCCGCGGGCAGAAAAATTTTCGTCTCGGTCACGCCGATGAACGGCGACCGCAAGGGTATGGCGCTGTATTGGGGCGAGAAAGAGAACATGCCGTTGCCGGAAACGTTTCAAAACAAGCCGTTCGACGATCCTCTCGTGAAAAAAGCCTACTTGAATTACTGCCGCCGCGCCATCAAGCGCCTAAAGCCCGATTATCTGGCCATTGGCATCGAAGTTAACGAATTGTTCCATAACGCTCCGGCGCAATGGGCGCCGTTCCTCGATCTCTATCGATCCACCTATACAGAATTAAAAAAAGAGAATCCCGCTTTGCCCATTTTCGCCACCTTTACGCTGCATAATTTAAGAAACGAAGGATGGAGCGACGTTAAAGCGCAGCAGGAAGAAATCAAGGCGTTTTTACAATATTGCGATGTCGTGGGGATCAGTTATTATCCCTTCATGATTGGCAACCTTGATCATGCCAACGCCGATCTTGACTGGCTGCGATCCTTTACGGATAAACCCATCGCCATCGGCGAGACGGGCTATCCGGGGGAAACCATCCATCTAAAAACATTCCATCTCGAAATTCCCGGCAGTCCCGACAGTCAGGCCAAGTATTACCAAACGTTATTCCAAACGGCGCAGCGGGATCGATATCTTTTCATCGTATCGTTTCTCTCTCGCGATTACGACGCGCTTTGGGATAAAATTAAAGCCTCTTCCCCGGAAGCCTTCGTCGTCTGGAAAGATTGCGGCCTGCTCGACGAAAAAGGAACTGCAAGACCGGTTCTATCGATTTGGCGGCGTTATTTTTCCGCCGCGAAGAAATAA
- a CDS encoding sigma-70 family RNA polymerase sigma factor: MADFSTNFSNIKSAESTAGKSEEDRRLIMLCQDGDCAAFERLYRRYAKDVFNMALRMVGSSEIAEEVVQETFISVFRDIRRFQFQSAFTTWLYRIALRRSADYFRKHKKRIDKTISIFQNSPDESPFEFQDGNPTPAERARENERRKVLEDAIDSLSFKQKKIVILRYIHHLSYEEIADILQCRLGTVKSRLNRAHKSLEQALKIWDIF; encoded by the coding sequence ATGGCCGATTTTTCGACGAATTTTTCGAACATCAAATCAGCGGAATCAACCGCAGGCAAAAGCGAAGAAGACCGCCGTCTTATTATGTTGTGCCAGGATGGCGATTGCGCCGCTTTCGAGCGCCTCTATCGCCGTTACGCCAAGGATGTATTCAACATGGCGTTGCGGATGGTGGGTTCGTCTGAAATTGCGGAGGAGGTCGTTCAAGAAACCTTTATCTCGGTATTTCGGGATATTCGGCGGTTTCAATTTCAATCCGCCTTCACGACGTGGCTCTATCGAATCGCGCTGCGGCGGTCCGCCGATTATTTTCGCAAGCATAAAAAGCGCATTGATAAAACGATTTCCATTTTTCAGAACAGTCCCGATGAATCTCCGTTCGAATTCCAGGATGGAAATCCCACTCCCGCCGAAAGGGCGCGAGAAAACGAACGAAGAAAAGTATTGGAAGATGCCATAGACTCCTTGAGTTTCAAACAAAAAAAAATTGTAATTTTGCGCTATATTCACCATTTAAGTTACGAAGAAATTGCCGATATATTACAATGCAGGCTGGGAACAGTAAAATCTCGCTTGAATCGCGCACATAAATCTCTTGAGCAGGCGCTTAAAATTTGGGATATTTTTTAA
- the lpxB gene encoding lipid-A-disaccharide synthase, translating to MRHLKLFFSVGEESADLHASRLCAELKKRDAEIELFGFGGEKLQAEGVEILYPLPELALVGFVEVLKHLPAIFRLQSLARRAWEERKPDAVVLVDYPGFNLRLAKAAHERGIPVLYYIAPQAWAWKEGRTETMRRIVRRLMVIFPFEEPFFRKRGVETCYVGHPLLERIAPPNEKETHLNAPLIGLLPGSRKNELRHLLPVMLKAAALLRERLPQARFRLFLADGLPVNLLHSFSLPHFVDVVRDKNYERRRELDFAWTGSGTATVENALLGIPMAVLFRSHPINVFLGRRLVRIPYIGMVNLIAQKGVCPEFIQEQCQPETLARYAEELLSSPERYFEMIEDLKKMRARMGEASASKRAAEEIFAALSCEEQS from the coding sequence TTGAGACATCTGAAATTGTTCTTTTCTGTGGGTGAAGAATCGGCCGATCTGCACGCTTCGCGCCTTTGCGCGGAATTGAAAAAACGGGACGCCGAGATCGAACTTTTCGGATTTGGGGGGGAAAAACTGCAGGCGGAAGGCGTGGAGATTCTATATCCCTTGCCGGAACTGGCGCTGGTTGGATTCGTAGAAGTATTGAAGCATCTGCCCGCCATCTTTCGGCTGCAATCGCTGGCGCGGCGCGCGTGGGAGGAACGAAAGCCGGACGCCGTGGTTTTGGTGGATTATCCTGGGTTTAACTTGAGGCTGGCGAAGGCGGCGCATGAAAGAGGGATTCCCGTCTTGTATTACATCGCGCCGCAGGCGTGGGCGTGGAAGGAAGGACGAACGGAAACGATGCGGCGGATCGTGCGCCGGTTGATGGTCATCTTTCCTTTCGAAGAGCCATTTTTTCGTAAACGAGGCGTCGAGACCTGTTACGTGGGGCATCCCTTGCTCGAACGCATAGCGCCCCCGAATGAGAAAGAGACGCATCTGAACGCTCCGCTGATAGGACTGCTGCCGGGAAGCCGCAAGAACGAGTTGCGGCATTTGCTGCCGGTAATGCTGAAGGCGGCAGCTTTGCTGCGGGAGAGGCTGCCGCAGGCTCGGTTTCGGCTGTTTCTGGCGGATGGGCTGCCGGTTAATCTTTTACATTCATTTTCCCTGCCCCACTTCGTCGATGTTGTTCGCGATAAAAATTACGAACGGCGGCGGGAGTTGGATTTCGCCTGGACGGGATCGGGAACGGCGACAGTGGAAAATGCATTATTAGGGATTCCGATGGCGGTATTGTTCCGGAGCCACCCCATAAACGTGTTTCTAGGGCGGCGGCTGGTTCGGATTCCTTATATCGGGATGGTCAATCTCATCGCGCAAAAGGGCGTATGTCCGGAATTCATCCAGGAACAATGCCAGCCGGAGACGCTGGCGCGGTATGCGGAGGAATTGTTGTCTTCGCCCGAACGGTATTTTGAAATGATAGAAGATTTGAAGAAAATGCGGGCGCGTATGGGAGAAGCGTCCGCGTCGAAGCGAGCCGCCGAGGAGATATTCGCTGCGTTGTCATGCGAGGAGCAATCTTGA
- a CDS encoding MucB/RseB C-terminal domain-containing protein gives MKFAEKKYNVLCALLSIAAFVSPAGSEPASQEELAQLYQQSFSLFQSLPYDGAYSYFRSTPDGDRNTVVNVRQRSSQERKYEIVSPESLHGLVMFTNNEGFWGTSLSEDERKKIEKDFHFLPLHFFFSRNDLNQETKLKFLLDNYSLSKEDNKEQIAGRKTFLIRIDPKNRYRHSYLIYLDDETKSLLKQVIMDEEKKPVEKMEFQRIRFDEKLAQEPLSTENLVLIHPYRKDDRKEEKKEEKKEEKQNDKKPCLNFSPLKIEWLPRGFQMIGESIRGDGEKQTLHTVYSDGLAELSIFQRKQTKEEKEEQEKEKRGDQVKLWEWRGRAIFFRDICGLRITAIGDLPNSALSRTLSQIPTLPENPEKK, from the coding sequence ATGAAATTCGCGGAAAAAAAATATAACGTATTGTGCGCCTTGTTGTCGATAGCGGCGTTCGTCTCGCCGGCGGGGTCCGAACCTGCATCGCAAGAGGAATTGGCGCAGCTCTATCAACAATCCTTTTCCCTTTTTCAAAGTCTTCCCTACGACGGCGCATATTCTTATTTCCGCTCTACTCCCGATGGAGATCGGAATACGGTCGTCAATGTCCGTCAGCGCTCCTCTCAGGAAAGAAAATACGAAATCGTCTCGCCCGAATCCCTTCATGGCCTAGTTATGTTCACTAACAACGAGGGCTTTTGGGGCACATCGCTTAGCGAAGACGAGAGAAAAAAAATCGAAAAGGATTTCCACTTTCTGCCCTTGCATTTTTTCTTTTCCCGAAACGATCTCAACCAAGAAACAAAATTGAAATTTCTCTTAGACAATTACTCTCTTTCCAAGGAAGATAATAAGGAACAAATCGCCGGACGCAAAACCTTTCTTATCCGCATCGATCCCAAAAATCGATATCGCCATTCGTATTTGATCTATCTTGACGACGAGACCAAATCCCTCCTAAAACAAGTTATTATGGATGAAGAGAAGAAACCCGTTGAAAAAATGGAGTTTCAACGGATCCGTTTCGACGAAAAACTCGCGCAAGAGCCGCTTTCCACGGAAAATTTAGTCTTAATTCATCCGTATCGTAAAGACGATCGCAAGGAAGAGAAAAAGGAAGAGAAAAAAGAAGAAAAGCAGAATGATAAAAAACCATGCTTGAATTTTTCTCCTCTCAAAATCGAATGGCTTCCTCGCGGCTTCCAGATGATCGGCGAATCCATCCGGGGAGACGGCGAAAAGCAAACTCTACATACCGTATACAGCGATGGACTCGCCGAGCTTTCCATTTTCCAACGCAAACAAACCAAAGAAGAGAAAGAGGAGCAGGAAAAAGAGAAGCGAGGAGATCAAGTCAAATTATGGGAATGGCGCGGACGAGCCATTTTCTTCCGCGATATATGCGGATTGCGCATCACGGCGATTGGCGACCTCCCCAACAGCGCTCTTTCTCGTACATTGAGCCAAATTCCCACCCTGCCTGAAAATCCAGAGAAAAAATAA